In Phacochoerus africanus isolate WHEZ1 chromosome 2, ROS_Pafr_v1, whole genome shotgun sequence, one DNA window encodes the following:
- the LYRM2 gene encoding LYR motif-containing protein 2 gives MATSRLPPATLTLKQFMRRQQVLLLYRRILQAIRQVPNDSDRRYLKDWAREEFKRNKNATEEDTIRMMITQGNMQLKELEKTLALARS, from the exons ATGGCCACTTCTCGCTTACCCCCAGCGACGCTAACGCTAAAACAG TTCATGAGAAGGCAGCAAGTTCTCCTCCTCTACAGAAGGATTTTGCAAGCAATTCGGCAAGTTCCAAATGATTCTGATCGCAGATACCTGAAGGACTGGGCAAGGGAagaattcaaaagaaacaaaaatgccaccgAAGAG GATACAATCCGGATGATGATTACTCAAGGCAATATGCAGCTCAAGGAGTTAGAAAAAACACTTGCCTTAGCCAGATCTTAA